Proteins encoded together in one Ipomoea triloba cultivar NCNSP0323 chromosome 4, ASM357664v1 window:
- the LOC116016483 gene encoding uncharacterized protein LOC116016483 isoform X2 has product MYAVQNGKNRGLEKPIPGCLGRMVNLFDLNGSVAGNRLLTDKPHRDGSLSRSQSDVARMSPSEDQIEDKEIVSELRRNNSKMKANGTPMKMLIAEEMSKDMASKHNPPSVVAKLMGLDGFPSQLPVSTAQRNYSGRNAQSAKGTPLNNFHHRSGSLDTQMECEFYQYPEQNECKDVYEVWQNRHDMNSVRSKSPQMGRHNETSTDKVAFVRQKFIEAKCLSLDEKCHHSRQFQDALEVLSSNTDLVLKFLQEPKPMLSEHIYNLQSIPAPSENKRITVLKPSKMVDNCKFIGTGKNENVTKRTNQVSQVNRIDKTHPDLSSPAASWKTDTSVTQPTRIVVLKPSTVKSHELKALSSPPCTSPRVLHGKKFVGVPEDNDAQESREVAKSITQQMRENLAGHRRDETLLSSVFSNGYIGDESSFNKSENEYAAMNLSDSEVMSPMSRHSWDYINRFNSPYSCSSLSRASYSPESSVSREAKKRLSERWAMVASHRTHQEQRHLRRSSSTLGEMLALSDAKKAGTAEGEGEKEPRDLNCSPVEDTNNMPKNLVRSKSVPVSSTTFASHLNLDTSQPETAMTDVPREKTKERSTKSLLKGKVSSLFFSKNKRHCKQKPRTDESHSGGKLSHYIAKVDNNRSECLNGTGLDCSSRDLHESSGEATSPDLVEKQGLISSEFGLSLPFGNPSENHDQPSPVSVLETSFEEDEHLAQLSLGNIKADRRGGELPFQPIRSNLIDKSPPIGSVARTLSWDDSCVDTATSSYSLNPPVSMQRTEEEEREWLFFIQTLLSMAGFDEVQSDSLSSRWHSPDSPLDPLLRDKYIDLNEKETLHEAKRRQRRSTRKLVFDCVNAALIDIANRGPDTCHKTVAFNTIPDDGSSIISVDQVWGRIKEWFPSAVGCLSDDGVDDNNLTERMVRQEAVGKGWHEYLRLEVESIGKEIEGKLLEEIVLDAVVGLADTM; this is encoded by the exons ATGTATGCTGTTCAGAATGGCAAAAATCGCGGTCTTGAGAAACCAATTCCAGGATGTTTGGGAAGAATggtaaacctttttgacttgaATGGCAGTGTTGCAGGGAACAGGTTGCTCACAGATAAACCTCATAGAGATG GTTCCCTCTCGAGGAGCCAATCAGATGTGGCAAGGATGTCTCCAAGTGAGGATCAAATTGAGGATAAAGAG ATTGTGTCTGAATTGAGgagaaataattcaaaaatgaaAGCAAATGGAACACCAATGAAGATGCTTATAGCAGAAGAGATGTCCAAAGACATGGCCTCCAAGCATAATCCACCTAGTGTTGTAGCCAAATTAATGGGGCTTGACGGTTTTCCATCTCAGCTACCAGTTTCTACTGCTCAAAGAAATTATTCTGGAAGGAATGCACAAAGTGCTAAGGGTACACCTTTGAATAATTTCCACCACAGAAGTGGATCCTTAGACACGCAAATGGAGTGTGAGTTTTATCAATATCCAGAGCAGAATGAATGCAAAGATGTTTATGAGGTTTGGCAGAATCGACACGATATGAACTCCGTGAGAAGTAAATCACCCCAGATGGGAAGACATAATGAAACTTCAACCGACAAGGTGGCTTTTGTCCGTCAGAAGTTCATTGAAGCAAAATGCCTATCTCTAGATGAAAAATGTCATCACTCTAGGCAATTCCAAGATGCATTAGAAGTTTTGAGTTCAAACACCGATTTGGTCCTTAAATTTCTGCAAGAACCAAAGCCCATGTTAtctgagcatatatataatttgcagTCTATTCCTGCTCCTTCTGAGAACAAGCGGATAACTGTTCTTAAACCATCCAAGATGGTCGATAATTGCAAATTTATTGGAACGGGGAAGAATGAAAATGTGACTAAGAGAACCAACCAGGTCAGCCAAGTGAACAGAATAGATAAAACCCATCCAGATCTTTCGTCTCCTGCAGCTAGTTGGAAAACTGACACTAGTGTCACTCAACCAACTCGAATAGTAGTACTAAAACCAAGCACTGTTAAGTCTCATGAACTCAAAGCTTTGAGTTCCCCACCTTGCACATCACCAAGAGTATTACATGGAAAAAAGTTTGTTGGTGTTCCCGAAGATAATGATGCTCAAGAATCAAGAGAAGTGGCAAAATCAATCACACAACAGATGCGTGAAAATTTAGCTGGGCATCGAAGGGATGAAACATTGCTTTCTTCAGTGTTCTCAAATGGATATATTGGTGATGAGAGTTCATTCAACAAGTCAGAAAATGAGTATGCAGCAATGAACCTCAGTGATTCAGAAGTCATGTCACCGATGTCTAGGCACTCGTGGGATTACATTAATAGGTTTAACAGTCCTTATTCTTGCTCCTCCTTGAGCCGTGCATCTTATTCTCCCGAATCATCTGTATCAAGAGAAGCAAAAAAACGACTTTCTGAAAGATGGGCCATGGTGGCATCTCATCGAACTCATCAAGAGCAGAGACATCTCCGTAGAAGCTCTAGTACTCTAGGTGAGATGCTTGCTCTTTCTGATGCAAAGAAGGCAGGAACAGCTGAGGGGGAGGGCGAAAAAGAACCTAGGGACTTGAATTGCTCTCCAGTTGAGGATACAAATAATATGCCAAAGAATCTCGTGAGATCAAAATCTGTTCCTGTATCTTCTACAACATTTGCTTCCCACTTGAATTTGGACACTTCACAACCAGAGACAGCAATGACAGATGTTCCCAGAGAAAAAACAAAGGAAAGAAGCACAAAGTCATTGCTAAAGGGGAAAGTTTCGAGTTTGTTCTTCTCAAAGAACAAAAGACACTGCAAACAAAAGCCTAGAACAGATGAATCTCATTCTGGTGGAAAGCTTTCACATTATATTGCAAAAGTAGATAACAATAGAAGTGAATGCCTCAATGGCACAGGGCTTGATTGCTCATCACGTGATCTGCATGAATCATCAGGTGAAGCAACTTCTCCGGATTTGGTTGAAAAGCAAGGCTTGATTTCTTCAGAG TTTGGACTGTCTTTGCCTTTCGGAAATCCGAGTGAGAACCACGATCAACCAAGTCCTGTATCAGTTTTGGAGACATCATTTGAGGAGGATGAACATTTAGCACAATTATCACTTGGGAATATCAAGGCAGACCGTCGTG GGGGGGAGTTGCCTTTTCAGCCCATTAGGTCCAATCTAATAGACAAATCTCCTCCAATAGGATCAGTTGCCCGTACTCTATCATGGGATGATTCTTGTGTAGATACAGCCACTTCATCATATTCACTTAACCCACCAGTATCAATGCAAAGGACCGAGGAAGAAGAACGAGAATGGCTCTTCTTCATTCAGACCTTACTATCCATGGCTGGTTTCGATGAAGTACAATCTGATTCACTTTCATCCAGATGGCATTCCCCAGATAGCCCACTGGACCCATTACTAAGGGACAAGTACATCGATTTGAATGAGAAAGAAACACTGCATGAAGCAAAGCGAAGGCAAAGGAGATCAACTAGAAAGCTTGTGTTTGATTGTGTCAATGCGGCACTGATCGACATAGCTAACCGTGGGCCAGACACTTGCCACAAAACCGTTGCTTTTAACACCATCCCAGATGACGGTTCTTCAATTATATCAGTGGACCAGGTGTGGGGAAGGATAAAGGAATGGTTTCCTAGCGCGGTGGGATGCCTCTCGGACGATGGCGTTGACGACAACAACCTGACCGAGAGGATGGTGAGACAGGAGGCGGTCGGGAAAGGGTGGCACGAATACTTGAGATTAGAagtggaaagtataggaaaggaAATTGAAGGAAAATTGTTGGAAGAGATTGTGCTGGATGCTGTGGTTGGATTGGCAGATACAATGTGA
- the LOC116016483 gene encoding uncharacterized protein LOC116016483 isoform X1 codes for MEPWRCKYMQAEMYAVQNGKNRGLEKPIPGCLGRMVNLFDLNGSVAGNRLLTDKPHRDGSLSRSQSDVARMSPSEDQIEDKEIVSELRRNNSKMKANGTPMKMLIAEEMSKDMASKHNPPSVVAKLMGLDGFPSQLPVSTAQRNYSGRNAQSAKGTPLNNFHHRSGSLDTQMECEFYQYPEQNECKDVYEVWQNRHDMNSVRSKSPQMGRHNETSTDKVAFVRQKFIEAKCLSLDEKCHHSRQFQDALEVLSSNTDLVLKFLQEPKPMLSEHIYNLQSIPAPSENKRITVLKPSKMVDNCKFIGTGKNENVTKRTNQVSQVNRIDKTHPDLSSPAASWKTDTSVTQPTRIVVLKPSTVKSHELKALSSPPCTSPRVLHGKKFVGVPEDNDAQESREVAKSITQQMRENLAGHRRDETLLSSVFSNGYIGDESSFNKSENEYAAMNLSDSEVMSPMSRHSWDYINRFNSPYSCSSLSRASYSPESSVSREAKKRLSERWAMVASHRTHQEQRHLRRSSSTLGEMLALSDAKKAGTAEGEGEKEPRDLNCSPVEDTNNMPKNLVRSKSVPVSSTTFASHLNLDTSQPETAMTDVPREKTKERSTKSLLKGKVSSLFFSKNKRHCKQKPRTDESHSGGKLSHYIAKVDNNRSECLNGTGLDCSSRDLHESSGEATSPDLVEKQGLISSEFGLSLPFGNPSENHDQPSPVSVLETSFEEDEHLAQLSLGNIKADRRGGELPFQPIRSNLIDKSPPIGSVARTLSWDDSCVDTATSSYSLNPPVSMQRTEEEEREWLFFIQTLLSMAGFDEVQSDSLSSRWHSPDSPLDPLLRDKYIDLNEKETLHEAKRRQRRSTRKLVFDCVNAALIDIANRGPDTCHKTVAFNTIPDDGSSIISVDQVWGRIKEWFPSAVGCLSDDGVDDNNLTERMVRQEAVGKGWHEYLRLEVESIGKEIEGKLLEEIVLDAVVGLADTM; via the exons ATGGAGCCATGGAGGTGTAAATATATGCAAG CTGAGATGTATGCTGTTCAGAATGGCAAAAATCGCGGTCTTGAGAAACCAATTCCAGGATGTTTGGGAAGAATggtaaacctttttgacttgaATGGCAGTGTTGCAGGGAACAGGTTGCTCACAGATAAACCTCATAGAGATG GTTCCCTCTCGAGGAGCCAATCAGATGTGGCAAGGATGTCTCCAAGTGAGGATCAAATTGAGGATAAAGAG ATTGTGTCTGAATTGAGgagaaataattcaaaaatgaaAGCAAATGGAACACCAATGAAGATGCTTATAGCAGAAGAGATGTCCAAAGACATGGCCTCCAAGCATAATCCACCTAGTGTTGTAGCCAAATTAATGGGGCTTGACGGTTTTCCATCTCAGCTACCAGTTTCTACTGCTCAAAGAAATTATTCTGGAAGGAATGCACAAAGTGCTAAGGGTACACCTTTGAATAATTTCCACCACAGAAGTGGATCCTTAGACACGCAAATGGAGTGTGAGTTTTATCAATATCCAGAGCAGAATGAATGCAAAGATGTTTATGAGGTTTGGCAGAATCGACACGATATGAACTCCGTGAGAAGTAAATCACCCCAGATGGGAAGACATAATGAAACTTCAACCGACAAGGTGGCTTTTGTCCGTCAGAAGTTCATTGAAGCAAAATGCCTATCTCTAGATGAAAAATGTCATCACTCTAGGCAATTCCAAGATGCATTAGAAGTTTTGAGTTCAAACACCGATTTGGTCCTTAAATTTCTGCAAGAACCAAAGCCCATGTTAtctgagcatatatataatttgcagTCTATTCCTGCTCCTTCTGAGAACAAGCGGATAACTGTTCTTAAACCATCCAAGATGGTCGATAATTGCAAATTTATTGGAACGGGGAAGAATGAAAATGTGACTAAGAGAACCAACCAGGTCAGCCAAGTGAACAGAATAGATAAAACCCATCCAGATCTTTCGTCTCCTGCAGCTAGTTGGAAAACTGACACTAGTGTCACTCAACCAACTCGAATAGTAGTACTAAAACCAAGCACTGTTAAGTCTCATGAACTCAAAGCTTTGAGTTCCCCACCTTGCACATCACCAAGAGTATTACATGGAAAAAAGTTTGTTGGTGTTCCCGAAGATAATGATGCTCAAGAATCAAGAGAAGTGGCAAAATCAATCACACAACAGATGCGTGAAAATTTAGCTGGGCATCGAAGGGATGAAACATTGCTTTCTTCAGTGTTCTCAAATGGATATATTGGTGATGAGAGTTCATTCAACAAGTCAGAAAATGAGTATGCAGCAATGAACCTCAGTGATTCAGAAGTCATGTCACCGATGTCTAGGCACTCGTGGGATTACATTAATAGGTTTAACAGTCCTTATTCTTGCTCCTCCTTGAGCCGTGCATCTTATTCTCCCGAATCATCTGTATCAAGAGAAGCAAAAAAACGACTTTCTGAAAGATGGGCCATGGTGGCATCTCATCGAACTCATCAAGAGCAGAGACATCTCCGTAGAAGCTCTAGTACTCTAGGTGAGATGCTTGCTCTTTCTGATGCAAAGAAGGCAGGAACAGCTGAGGGGGAGGGCGAAAAAGAACCTAGGGACTTGAATTGCTCTCCAGTTGAGGATACAAATAATATGCCAAAGAATCTCGTGAGATCAAAATCTGTTCCTGTATCTTCTACAACATTTGCTTCCCACTTGAATTTGGACACTTCACAACCAGAGACAGCAATGACAGATGTTCCCAGAGAAAAAACAAAGGAAAGAAGCACAAAGTCATTGCTAAAGGGGAAAGTTTCGAGTTTGTTCTTCTCAAAGAACAAAAGACACTGCAAACAAAAGCCTAGAACAGATGAATCTCATTCTGGTGGAAAGCTTTCACATTATATTGCAAAAGTAGATAACAATAGAAGTGAATGCCTCAATGGCACAGGGCTTGATTGCTCATCACGTGATCTGCATGAATCATCAGGTGAAGCAACTTCTCCGGATTTGGTTGAAAAGCAAGGCTTGATTTCTTCAGAG TTTGGACTGTCTTTGCCTTTCGGAAATCCGAGTGAGAACCACGATCAACCAAGTCCTGTATCAGTTTTGGAGACATCATTTGAGGAGGATGAACATTTAGCACAATTATCACTTGGGAATATCAAGGCAGACCGTCGTG GGGGGGAGTTGCCTTTTCAGCCCATTAGGTCCAATCTAATAGACAAATCTCCTCCAATAGGATCAGTTGCCCGTACTCTATCATGGGATGATTCTTGTGTAGATACAGCCACTTCATCATATTCACTTAACCCACCAGTATCAATGCAAAGGACCGAGGAAGAAGAACGAGAATGGCTCTTCTTCATTCAGACCTTACTATCCATGGCTGGTTTCGATGAAGTACAATCTGATTCACTTTCATCCAGATGGCATTCCCCAGATAGCCCACTGGACCCATTACTAAGGGACAAGTACATCGATTTGAATGAGAAAGAAACACTGCATGAAGCAAAGCGAAGGCAAAGGAGATCAACTAGAAAGCTTGTGTTTGATTGTGTCAATGCGGCACTGATCGACATAGCTAACCGTGGGCCAGACACTTGCCACAAAACCGTTGCTTTTAACACCATCCCAGATGACGGTTCTTCAATTATATCAGTGGACCAGGTGTGGGGAAGGATAAAGGAATGGTTTCCTAGCGCGGTGGGATGCCTCTCGGACGATGGCGTTGACGACAACAACCTGACCGAGAGGATGGTGAGACAGGAGGCGGTCGGGAAAGGGTGGCACGAATACTTGAGATTAGAagtggaaagtataggaaaggaAATTGAAGGAAAATTGTTGGAAGAGATTGTGCTGGATGCTGTGGTTGGATTGGCAGATACAATGTGA